A single Triticum dicoccoides isolate Atlit2015 ecotype Zavitan chromosome 2A, WEW_v2.0, whole genome shotgun sequence DNA region contains:
- the LOC119359424 gene encoding phytosulfokines 4-like, translated as MARATTLVLVAALAVLLLLASGPAGATAARTSPKDVATASPNEKVAAAAAEDHECEMMAGEKQRDECMARRTLAAHTDYIYTQEKHN; from the exons ATGGCGAGGGCAACGACACTGGTGCTCGTGGCCGcgctcgccgtcctcctcctcctcgcctcagGCCCCGCGGGCGCCACGGCCGCCCGAACCTCGCCCAAGGACGTGGCAACGGCATCTCCCAACGAG aaggtcgcggcggcggcggcggaagaccACGAGTGCGAGATGATGGCCGGCGAGAAGCAGCGGGATGAGTGCATGGCGAGAAGGACGCTCGCCGCGCACACGGACTACATCTACACCCAGGAGAAGCACAACTAG